The following coding sequences lie in one Alicyclobacillus curvatus genomic window:
- a CDS encoding substrate-binding domain-containing protein, which produces MTTFLAAGCGTTQGGSQGSANTAGGGANTATNTSGNSNQGSSSGGAPIQIGIVTSLSGALAEYGKEWQRGFKIGLEYATGGTDIVDGHKINVIWKDDATDPNQAVTDVKTLLQTNKVNILAGGVNSASAIAMEPFAQKYKTVYVVGPAVADTITGKNYNPYIFKVSPNSYMEAKAAVLSIPDQHATVAQLAPNYAFGWDSVKAFKDLATQAGLHDVADVYADPTATDFTPQLEKIIQKHPKYLFVTWAGAPGPWKSIANMKLQKQGITVVTGIPNIAAIQALFQGFDGMRGFTTYYYTLPKNPVNDYLVQHDQSEFNTVPDLFDPDGMAAAIAIVDGLKKTNGNPSGDALSQAMSGMSFQGPKGTYTFRASDHQALQDQYGVVLKTESGVNYPVPTLTTVIPASETAPPVLNGAK; this is translated from the coding sequence ATGACCACATTTCTGGCTGCTGGCTGCGGTACCACGCAAGGTGGTAGTCAGGGGTCAGCGAACACAGCGGGCGGCGGTGCGAACACGGCAACGAACACATCGGGAAATTCAAACCAGGGGAGCAGTAGTGGGGGCGCTCCGATTCAAATCGGCATTGTCACTTCGCTCAGCGGCGCCCTCGCGGAATATGGCAAGGAATGGCAACGAGGGTTTAAAATTGGCCTCGAGTATGCGACAGGTGGCACGGACATCGTCGACGGGCACAAGATTAATGTCATCTGGAAGGACGACGCTACAGACCCCAACCAAGCTGTCACTGACGTCAAGACGTTGCTTCAGACAAACAAAGTAAACATCCTTGCTGGCGGCGTCAACAGTGCCAGTGCCATCGCTATGGAGCCGTTTGCACAGAAATACAAGACGGTCTATGTTGTGGGCCCGGCAGTTGCCGATACAATCACAGGCAAAAACTACAACCCGTACATTTTTAAGGTCTCTCCGAACTCATACATGGAAGCGAAGGCGGCCGTGTTATCAATACCGGATCAACATGCCACCGTTGCACAGCTAGCACCGAACTACGCATTTGGCTGGGATTCGGTGAAGGCCTTCAAAGACCTTGCAACGCAGGCCGGTCTGCACGATGTGGCGGACGTCTACGCAGACCCAACCGCGACCGATTTCACGCCGCAGCTTGAAAAGATTATCCAGAAGCACCCGAAATATTTGTTTGTGACCTGGGCAGGAGCTCCGGGGCCGTGGAAGAGTATTGCCAACATGAAGTTGCAAAAACAGGGTATTACCGTTGTGACGGGCATCCCGAACATCGCCGCGATTCAAGCACTGTTCCAGGGGTTTGACGGTATGCGCGGGTTTACGACGTATTACTACACTTTGCCGAAAAATCCAGTCAACGACTACTTAGTACAGCATGACCAGTCTGAATTTAACACTGTGCCTGATTTGTTCGATCCCGATGGCATGGCCGCTGCCATCGCGATTGTCGACGGATTGAAGAAAACCAACGGAAACCCGAGCGGTGACGCCCTGTCGCAGGCGATGTCCGGGATGTCGTTCCAGGGACCTAAGGGAACGTACACTTTCCGTGCGTCAGATCACCAGGCGCTGCAAGACCAGTATGGCGTCGTGTTGAAGACGGAGTCGGGTGTGAATTACCCTGTGCCAACCTTGACAACTGTGATTCCTGCTTCAGAGACAGCGCCACCCGTATTAAACGGTGCGAAGTAA
- a CDS encoding iron-containing alcohol dehydrogenase: MTSSMLEIYQHHVPTRIVGGDAGLLRNCGPELEPFRGTMAGLVTDKVILSLGLLDDLKASLASAGIELGITFADVPQDSDVETVTLAAAQLKAAGCNLLLAMGGGSVIDTAKAANILLTHGGDLLDYQGAEVLTEPLLPLVVIPTTVGTGSEVTSVAVIADRADHRKLTLVDHRLAPTVALLDPAVTRSLPPRLIAMTAMDALTHALEAYIDVAHNPFSDAWAVAAAATIRTSLLDALGDPELDVTQAARARLQQASTMAGIAFEHSMVGVVHAIAHALGGVAGVPHGLANALMLVEGLQCNAEVAPDRIRDIGKLSGFAQDRGANDREAAAGSPAHGAGAADDADDVTASAATIRAIAAFRKEVLETAGLPLTLSAAGVTEDQIPRIVERASEDGSMIYNPKYVEPEELTQMIRSVFI; this comes from the coding sequence GTGACTTCTTCCATGTTAGAAATTTATCAACACCACGTACCAACGCGGATTGTTGGAGGTGACGCAGGATTACTCCGTAACTGCGGCCCTGAGCTAGAACCCTTCCGGGGAACAATGGCGGGCCTTGTGACAGACAAGGTCATCCTCTCTCTCGGGCTGCTCGATGATTTAAAAGCATCCTTAGCGTCCGCTGGCATCGAACTTGGGATCACGTTTGCAGATGTGCCGCAAGACAGCGACGTAGAGACTGTGACCTTGGCCGCAGCTCAGCTAAAAGCTGCCGGCTGCAATCTCTTACTTGCAATGGGCGGTGGAAGCGTCATCGACACCGCCAAAGCGGCCAACATTCTGCTCACGCATGGCGGGGATTTACTCGACTATCAAGGGGCAGAAGTGTTAACCGAACCACTCCTACCCCTCGTTGTCATCCCGACGACAGTCGGGACCGGATCGGAAGTCACATCAGTCGCTGTGATTGCAGACAGAGCGGATCACCGAAAGCTGACCCTTGTCGATCATCGGCTGGCTCCGACCGTTGCTCTGCTTGATCCCGCTGTGACACGCTCCCTCCCCCCACGCCTGATTGCGATGACTGCAATGGACGCGCTCACACACGCACTTGAAGCCTACATTGACGTGGCGCACAATCCGTTTAGCGACGCCTGGGCCGTAGCCGCCGCAGCAACGATTCGGACAAGCCTGCTTGACGCACTCGGCGACCCTGAGCTTGATGTAACGCAAGCTGCACGCGCGAGGTTGCAACAAGCGAGCACGATGGCAGGGATCGCGTTTGAGCACAGCATGGTCGGGGTGGTCCACGCCATTGCCCATGCGCTCGGCGGCGTCGCAGGTGTTCCGCACGGACTGGCGAACGCCCTGATGCTGGTCGAAGGCTTACAATGTAACGCTGAAGTTGCACCGGACAGGATTCGAGACATCGGGAAATTGAGCGGATTCGCCCAAGATAGAGGGGCGAATGACCGTGAGGCTGCGGCTGGCAGTCCCGCGCATGGTGCTGGTGCGGCGGATGACGCGGATGACGTGACTGCGTCCGCCGCGACGATACGAGCCATTGCAGCGTTTCGTAAAGAGGTGCTCGAGACTGCAGGTTTACCTTTGACCCTATCCGCAGCAGGTGTAACGGAAGACCAGATTCCGCGGATTGTTGAACGGGCCTCAGAAGACGGATCGATGATATACAACCCGAAGTATGTGGAGCCTGAGGAATTGACGCAGATGATTCGGTCGGTGTTTATCTAG
- a CDS encoding SCP2 sterol-binding domain-containing protein — MRGMTELAKFQSAEDVYSVLGEFFREAAIDEEMGPEIRKAGLVIQFTYTDPDSKITIDAKEPGEGRYFNVIEGETDKQPDVSLSMKADVANQFWLGKLNLLMALSRRQMVAKGPIPKILKLLPAITPAYARYQAYLEGMGRSDLLKV; from the coding sequence ATGAGGGGGATGACAGAGTTGGCGAAGTTCCAAAGCGCGGAGGACGTGTACAGTGTACTTGGGGAGTTCTTCCGGGAAGCTGCGATAGACGAAGAAATGGGTCCGGAGATAAGGAAGGCAGGACTCGTAATCCAGTTTACTTACACCGATCCGGACTCAAAAATCACGATTGACGCGAAGGAGCCTGGGGAGGGGCGGTATTTCAACGTGATCGAGGGTGAGACTGACAAGCAGCCAGATGTCTCCCTCTCCATGAAGGCAGACGTGGCAAATCAGTTTTGGCTTGGCAAACTAAACTTGCTGATGGCACTCTCGCGCAGGCAAATGGTCGCAAAGGGTCCAATCCCGAAGATTCTGAAGCTGCTGCCGGCAATTACCCCGGCATATGCCCGCTACCAAGCATACCTGGAAGGGATGGGACGATCAGACCTGCTGAAGGTCTGA
- a CDS encoding acetyl-CoA hydrolase/transferase family protein, which produces MTVKHVTMEEAMMSIQSGMRVWIQGMANTPHGLLDAFAKRCEVLTDISVFHLHLEGPTPWVTESLRDRVRDLSLFIGPNLRQAVNSGLSAYIPIFLSEVPWFIRQPAFRPHVALINVSPPDKHGYVSLGPTIEATLTAIEQADIVIAQINASVPRVMGDALLSTRTITYAVDYDDPLAVSEPRDSDPLTDAIGRYVAELIPDRATLQLGIGKIPDAVLSQLGNHKDLGVHSEMISDGVRVLAEAGVITGSYKVTDPGQIVAAFALGQQAMYDFMDDNPSVSIRSVEYTNSTAVIRRNPRMMSINSAVEVDLTGQVVAECIGSKMMSGVGGQMDFVRGASLAPEGKSIIALPSETKSGKSRIASVLTPGAAVTTTRNHVQYVVTEYGVAELHGQTLEERARQLISVAHPNHRDELTRAAKQMLPGF; this is translated from the coding sequence ATGACTGTGAAACACGTGACAATGGAAGAGGCAATGATGTCCATTCAGTCGGGGATGCGCGTCTGGATCCAGGGGATGGCCAACACCCCACACGGCCTGCTTGACGCGTTTGCCAAGCGATGCGAAGTGCTGACTGACATCTCCGTGTTTCACTTGCATCTTGAGGGACCGACACCGTGGGTGACAGAATCCCTTCGAGACCGCGTCCGCGATTTGTCGCTTTTTATTGGACCAAACTTACGCCAGGCTGTGAATAGCGGTCTGTCCGCCTATATCCCTATCTTCCTTTCGGAAGTCCCTTGGTTCATTCGGCAACCTGCATTTCGCCCTCATGTTGCACTCATCAATGTCAGCCCGCCGGACAAACACGGATACGTGAGTCTTGGACCGACCATTGAGGCAACACTCACAGCCATCGAACAGGCTGATATCGTCATTGCCCAAATCAACGCATCCGTACCGCGGGTCATGGGAGATGCACTCTTGTCCACGCGGACCATCACCTACGCTGTGGATTATGACGATCCGCTCGCCGTCTCCGAACCTCGCGACTCCGATCCGCTGACCGATGCCATCGGCCGATACGTCGCTGAACTGATTCCTGACCGGGCGACATTGCAGCTTGGCATCGGCAAGATTCCGGATGCCGTGTTAAGTCAGCTGGGAAATCACAAAGACCTTGGCGTGCACAGTGAAATGATTTCCGACGGTGTGCGGGTCCTGGCTGAGGCGGGTGTGATAACGGGATCGTATAAAGTGACCGATCCCGGCCAAATTGTCGCTGCCTTCGCCCTCGGACAACAGGCGATGTACGATTTCATGGACGACAATCCGTCCGTTTCCATCCGCTCTGTGGAGTACACCAACAGCACTGCTGTCATCCGGAGAAACCCGAGGATGATGTCAATCAATTCTGCGGTCGAGGTCGATCTGACCGGGCAGGTGGTGGCGGAGTGCATCGGATCGAAAATGATGTCAGGGGTTGGCGGCCAAATGGACTTTGTGCGGGGGGCCAGTCTGGCGCCTGAAGGGAAGTCAATCATCGCGTTGCCGTCCGAGACAAAGTCGGGGAAATCGCGCATCGCGTCCGTGTTGACTCCCGGAGCAGCCGTCACGACAACTCGCAACCATGTTCAGTACGTGGTCACCGAATACGGAGTCGCGGAACTGCACGGACAAACGCTGGAAGAGCGGGCCCGACAGCTGATATCCGTCGCCCACCCAAACCATCGAGATGAGTTGACCCGGGCGGCAAAGCAGATGCTTCCTGGTTTCTAG
- a CDS encoding AAA family ATPase: protein MRIRQLGIHNVLHFDQFELNFGEDETGLHIVYGPNEAGKSTILRVLVDLLFGGKIDEEFKDGYGSKSLIEGILEASKSSAAGEVAAGEVAAGEVAAGEVAAGEATGEATGEATGEATGEAAGEVAGEVAARGLAAGGGMTAAGATAGERTAETAAAIDARAGGWAYPGDVPVTKLSIARKRKYSRLILTDDMQGELTEDVLFPFLGGLDKERYTLLFGFNHDRLRQGGDSLLESGGNAGISLFEAGGGIQFLQAVLASLMERTDATLDVSFRANSKKHLNTAWRLYKELRDNARRASLRGEDWHRVKNEIEMKEAKIAAVTKELQELNTRRLQLQRIARIRKFVVDLKELRTRLNGMDNAEELTPELDDQILADMKRLDEVEEKMHRLEQDRVLEEQALERMSVRESILAASEQIETLYQRARQYLEAKDAIPVLSEKIAREQLEATDLAHDLAPSVSFADVEKLRIPLKDDLEIRKLAASWTELHRDEKQVEEQLLAIDGEAKQRRDELHSLGEHIDVGRLRQVLDEVQQAGDVESMLQQLHRDIAARRQTAEAQLQGQSVWNGKLDDLQQLPVPLMETVSRYADNFAEIEQKMTGYKRDIDKNIEQLETLEMQMADLERTGRVPIEADLENARQHRDLGWKLIRRSWLHEEPVAGAAADATADMGSSAAAADAGVDAGSYAGSDAGSDAGSDAGSDAGSDAGSDADLGADPVQEYTGGKPLADAFEEAVVQADDISDWMRRESDKSAVRSGYLLQQERTENMLSKLHHAHDEAEKAYEGLRAEWLEQWRDTGIHPMSPVEMKGWMTDFYRPIIKELREIQVLETRLAEQVRLRTTLLMRLTEVFREARGDVSQGQGQGQGQGQGQGQGQGQGQADSHSLHQLVLASSHFMHEADARDTLRRTLAKQYQELMNKRGLEAARQQRVRAQLSEVSARWTEFTARYPFLPNDAQVVGEYLDKLRDLFNMVKDFEQLRQNHDKQILVCESFERDVDRLASEVGEMVGEDALYHTFVRRMFAELREAREQETARRMTLQRIGKQRTELQRLSSAREDLEDVVNAYKAKYHGDDDEALRALVAKSKEKKLLRHELEQLSTSLRHAGDGLGTEDLVAQVENGPTVDELPSLEEEVTAAIEQQEDALKAEQKTLWQLNQQFAAMNEDKSDAADCIQQAEFQLAEVDRYWNQYLRLELARRLLHRSIEAFREQNESSVIERAGQVFRRLTLGRYKELTVEYDGVDPVLEAITKDNQRRRVGQMSDGTRDQLYLALRLAFVEQHVDSGDAIPLIMDDILVHFDDERTKATLEVLGELARKTQILYFTHHQSIAETAVALTQSGTAGIAVHLLQAE, encoded by the coding sequence GTGAGAATCCGTCAACTGGGCATTCACAACGTCCTTCACTTTGACCAGTTCGAACTCAACTTTGGCGAAGATGAGACAGGTCTACATATTGTTTACGGCCCGAACGAAGCGGGAAAGAGTACGATTTTGCGGGTGTTGGTAGACCTGCTGTTTGGCGGGAAGATTGACGAGGAGTTTAAGGATGGATATGGCAGTAAATCGTTGATTGAAGGGATCCTCGAAGCGAGCAAGAGCAGCGCAGCTGGTGAGGTTGCAGCAGGTGAGGTTGCAGCAGGTGAGGTTGCAGCAGGTGAGGTTGCAGCAGGAGAGGCAACAGGAGAGGCAACAGGAGAGGCAACAGGAGAGGCAACAGGAGAGGCAGCAGGAGAGGTCGCAGGAGAGGTCGCAGCACGAGGGCTGGCAGCAGGTGGCGGAATGACGGCTGCGGGCGCGACGGCGGGCGAACGCACAGCGGAAACAGCTGCAGCCATCGACGCACGGGCAGGGGGATGGGCTTATCCGGGCGATGTGCCTGTCACGAAGCTCTCGATTGCACGAAAGCGCAAGTACAGTCGACTCATTCTGACGGATGACATGCAGGGCGAACTGACAGAAGACGTCCTCTTCCCTTTTCTCGGCGGACTCGATAAAGAGCGGTATACGCTCCTGTTTGGCTTCAACCATGACCGTTTGCGCCAAGGTGGGGACAGTCTGCTTGAATCCGGTGGAAACGCCGGAATCTCCCTGTTCGAGGCTGGCGGCGGCATTCAGTTCCTGCAAGCGGTTCTCGCATCGTTGATGGAACGTACGGATGCCACTTTGGATGTCAGTTTCCGAGCCAACTCAAAGAAGCATCTGAACACGGCTTGGCGGCTATATAAGGAGCTTCGAGACAACGCCAGGAGAGCTAGTCTCCGGGGTGAAGACTGGCACAGGGTGAAAAATGAGATAGAGATGAAAGAAGCAAAAATCGCCGCCGTGACAAAAGAGTTGCAAGAACTGAATACTCGGCGGTTGCAGCTTCAACGGATCGCGCGAATCCGGAAATTCGTCGTCGATCTCAAAGAACTACGCACACGCCTCAACGGCATGGATAACGCTGAGGAACTGACTCCCGAGTTAGATGACCAGATTCTGGCCGATATGAAACGATTGGATGAAGTCGAGGAAAAAATGCATCGGCTTGAACAGGATCGAGTGTTGGAAGAACAAGCGCTCGAGCGGATGAGCGTGCGCGAGTCAATTCTTGCAGCTTCAGAGCAGATAGAGACGCTGTATCAGAGAGCCCGGCAGTATCTTGAAGCGAAAGACGCCATCCCCGTGTTGTCGGAGAAAATAGCCCGTGAGCAGCTAGAGGCAACAGATTTGGCACACGACTTGGCACCCTCAGTCAGCTTCGCGGACGTGGAGAAACTGCGAATTCCCTTAAAGGATGATTTGGAGATTCGTAAGCTTGCTGCGTCTTGGACTGAATTGCATCGAGACGAGAAGCAAGTGGAGGAGCAACTCCTTGCTATTGACGGCGAAGCCAAGCAACGTCGAGACGAGTTGCATAGCCTAGGCGAGCATATCGATGTAGGCCGGTTGCGCCAAGTGCTCGACGAAGTGCAGCAGGCTGGCGACGTCGAGTCGATGCTGCAACAATTACACCGTGATATTGCAGCGAGACGTCAAACAGCCGAGGCTCAGTTACAGGGCCAGTCCGTCTGGAATGGAAAACTTGATGACCTGCAACAGTTGCCCGTACCTCTGATGGAAACAGTGTCCAGATATGCTGATAATTTTGCTGAGATAGAACAGAAGATGACTGGATACAAACGCGACATCGATAAGAATATCGAACAGCTGGAGACCTTGGAAATGCAGATGGCCGACCTGGAGCGCACGGGCCGTGTTCCCATCGAGGCTGATTTGGAGAACGCAAGGCAGCACCGGGATTTGGGGTGGAAGCTCATTCGCCGGTCTTGGCTGCACGAGGAACCCGTGGCTGGTGCAGCCGCTGATGCAACGGCGGATATGGGGTCCAGTGCAGCGGCTGCGGATGCCGGTGTGGATGCGGGGTCCTACGCAGGATCAGATGCAGGATCAGATGCAGGATCAGATGCAGGATCAGATGCAGGATCAGATGCAGGATCAGATGCAGATTTAGGGGCGGATCCGGTTCAGGAGTACACTGGCGGCAAGCCGCTGGCAGATGCTTTTGAAGAAGCCGTCGTGCAAGCGGATGACATATCCGACTGGATGCGTCGCGAGTCAGACAAGTCAGCGGTACGTTCGGGATATTTGTTGCAGCAGGAAAGAACCGAAAACATGTTGTCCAAGCTGCATCATGCGCACGACGAAGCCGAAAAGGCGTACGAAGGCTTAAGAGCTGAATGGCTGGAGCAATGGCGCGACACTGGGATTCACCCGATGTCTCCCGTCGAGATGAAAGGTTGGATGACGGATTTCTATCGGCCCATCATCAAGGAATTGCGGGAGATTCAAGTCTTAGAAACCCGACTTGCCGAACAGGTTCGTCTCCGCACGACACTATTGATGCGCCTCACGGAGGTTTTCCGAGAGGCACGTGGCGATGTCTCACAAGGGCAAGGGCAAGGGCAAGGGCAAGGGCAAGGGCAAGGGCAAGGGCAAGGGCAAGGCCAAGCGGATTCCCACTCGTTGCATCAGTTGGTTCTTGCCTCAAGCCACTTTATGCATGAGGCGGATGCAAGAGACACGCTGCGTCGGACGCTCGCAAAGCAATATCAGGAATTGATGAACAAAAGGGGCCTCGAAGCCGCAAGACAGCAGCGGGTTCGAGCGCAGCTTAGCGAAGTATCGGCGAGATGGACTGAATTTACAGCGAGGTACCCCTTTTTGCCGAACGACGCGCAGGTTGTCGGCGAGTACTTGGACAAACTACGCGATTTGTTCAACATGGTCAAGGACTTTGAGCAGCTGCGTCAAAATCACGATAAGCAAATCCTCGTATGCGAGTCTTTCGAACGAGACGTGGACAGGCTGGCAAGTGAAGTCGGTGAGATGGTCGGTGAAGACGCACTGTATCATACTTTTGTGCGGCGAATGTTCGCAGAGTTGAGAGAGGCTCGCGAACAGGAAACCGCGCGTCGGATGACATTGCAGCGGATCGGCAAGCAGCGCACAGAACTACAGCGTCTCTCCTCAGCCAGAGAGGATTTGGAAGACGTCGTCAATGCATACAAAGCCAAGTATCACGGAGACGACGATGAAGCTCTTCGCGCACTCGTTGCAAAGTCGAAGGAAAAAAAGCTGCTTCGGCACGAGTTGGAGCAACTTTCGACAAGTCTGCGTCATGCGGGCGATGGCTTGGGAACAGAAGATTTGGTTGCACAAGTAGAAAATGGACCCACGGTTGATGAGCTTCCTTCGCTGGAGGAGGAAGTTACGGCGGCCATCGAGCAACAAGAGGACGCACTGAAAGCGGAGCAAAAGACACTTTGGCAACTGAATCAGCAGTTTGCCGCAATGAATGAAGACAAATCGGATGCGGCTGACTGTATCCAACAGGCTGAATTCCAACTTGCTGAAGTAGATAGGTATTGGAATCAGTATCTGCGACTCGAACTGGCGCGGCGGCTGCTGCATCGGTCAATCGAGGCGTTCCGGGAGCAGAATGAGTCGAGCGTTATTGAGCGTGCAGGGCAAGTATTTCGTCGTCTCACGCTTGGCCGATATAAAGAGTTGACTGTCGAGTACGACGGTGTAGATCCGGTCCTCGAAGCCATCACCAAGGACAATCAGCGTCGCCGCGTTGGGCAGATGAGCGATGGCACAAGAGATCAACTATATCTGGCCCTGCGCCTGGCCTTCGTAGAACAACACGTGGATAGCGGTGATGCCATTCCACTTATCATGGATGACATCCTCGTTCACTTTGACGACGAGCGAACAAAGGCAACCCTCGAGGTTCTCGGCGAACTCGCCAGAAAGACGCAGATTCTCTACTTTACGCATCACCAGTCCATTGCCGAGACCGCAGTAGCCTTGACGCAATCGGGTACCGCAGGCATCGCCGTGCATCTGCTGCAGGCGGAGTAG
- a CDS encoding DNA repair exonuclease, with protein MFKFVHCADLHLDSPLRGLTALSDAPAEEIRTATRKALGNLVDLCVAQRVAFVVIAGDVYDGDWEDYTTGLFFTRTMARLKEHGIKVFIIRGNHDAQSQISRRLTLPDNVREFRTDMPETVILDDLSVAIHGQGFASRAVTDNLAANYPAPEPWMFNIGVLHTAAEGQEGHEPYAPCRVEELVQKGYQYWALGHIHKRQVLHTDPYIIFPGNIQGRHIREEGEKGCTLVTVDGLAVTVEHRNLDVLRWFTCSVDLTGADTVDDFSQRVQAAVAQIADEHPGYRLALRVICQGHTAIHGDILDDPERYVNEVQNAASVVGGDQIWIEKVKFETSHGRFDANTAEIDVEGLSGLMLQTLHGAAEDEDFVNDFLRHTKGLQGSLRDYLQSADATRVDSKEDVSELLEDARMMLLTMMAKGGASR; from the coding sequence GTGTTTAAATTTGTGCACTGCGCAGACCTGCATCTGGACAGTCCGCTCCGGGGACTTACGGCACTTTCAGACGCTCCTGCAGAAGAGATTCGCACCGCAACCCGTAAGGCGCTCGGCAACCTCGTTGACCTCTGTGTCGCACAGCGGGTGGCCTTCGTTGTCATCGCGGGCGATGTGTACGACGGGGACTGGGAGGACTATACGACGGGCCTCTTTTTCACGCGCACGATGGCGAGACTGAAAGAGCACGGTATCAAAGTATTTATTATTCGCGGCAACCACGATGCCCAAAGCCAAATCTCCCGCCGATTGACGCTTCCCGACAACGTCAGAGAGTTTCGTACAGACATGCCAGAAACAGTCATACTGGACGACCTAAGCGTCGCAATTCACGGTCAAGGGTTTGCCAGCCGCGCTGTCACGGACAACTTGGCTGCGAACTACCCAGCGCCTGAACCGTGGATGTTCAACATTGGGGTCCTGCACACAGCTGCAGAAGGACAGGAGGGTCATGAACCTTACGCACCTTGCCGAGTTGAAGAACTTGTCCAAAAGGGATACCAGTATTGGGCGCTCGGACACATTCACAAACGGCAAGTGCTGCATACAGACCCCTACATCATCTTTCCAGGTAACATTCAGGGACGCCACATTCGTGAAGAAGGAGAAAAGGGGTGCACACTGGTGACTGTCGACGGGCTTGCTGTCACGGTGGAGCATCGGAACCTCGACGTATTACGATGGTTTACCTGCTCTGTAGATCTCACTGGGGCAGATACGGTGGATGACTTTTCGCAACGCGTCCAAGCAGCTGTCGCACAAATTGCGGACGAGCATCCCGGTTATCGGCTGGCACTTCGCGTCATCTGTCAGGGACACACGGCCATCCATGGCGACATACTTGATGACCCAGAGCGATACGTGAATGAGGTCCAAAACGCAGCCTCGGTTGTGGGTGGGGACCAAATCTGGATTGAAAAGGTGAAGTTCGAGACTTCCCATGGCAGATTTGATGCCAACACGGCAGAGATAGATGTCGAGGGGCTGAGTGGACTCATGCTGCAAACACTGCACGGGGCAGCAGAGGACGAGGATTTTGTGAATGACTTCCTCAGACACACAAAGGGACTCCAGGGGAGCCTCCGAGACTACCTTCAATCGGCGGACGCAACCCGAGTCGATTCCAAAGAGGATGTCTCGGAGTTGCTTGAAGATGCCAGGATGATGCTCTTGACCATGATGGCGAAGGGAGGAGCCAGCCGGTGA
- a CDS encoding glutathione peroxidase, whose amino-acid sequence MGVYDFTVTTANGELQPLEAYRGEVLLIVNTASKCGFTPQYKGLQQLYGEFQGQGFRVLGFPCNQFASQEPGTDEEIQQFCELNYQVTFPVFAKIDVNGPSADPLYKYLTHSAPGVLGTEGIKWNFTKFLIDRTGNVVKRFAPNTTPESIRDAIAEMVSRSA is encoded by the coding sequence ATGGGGGTTTACGATTTTACCGTGACGACGGCAAATGGAGAGCTTCAGCCGCTTGAAGCCTACCGCGGCGAAGTTCTGCTGATTGTCAACACAGCGAGTAAATGTGGGTTTACACCGCAATACAAGGGCTTACAGCAACTGTACGGGGAGTTTCAGGGTCAGGGCTTTCGCGTACTCGGATTTCCGTGCAACCAGTTTGCCAGTCAAGAACCTGGTACGGATGAGGAAATCCAGCAATTTTGCGAACTCAATTACCAAGTAACCTTTCCCGTGTTTGCAAAGATTGACGTCAACGGTCCGTCTGCCGATCCGCTCTACAAATATCTCACGCACTCCGCTCCCGGCGTCCTTGGGACGGAAGGCATCAAGTGGAACTTTACCAAATTCCTCATTGACCGAACCGGCAACGTTGTCAAACGGTTTGCGCCGAATACCACACCAGAGTCCATCCGTGACGCCATCGCAGAGATGGTATCGAGATCGGCGTAA